DNA sequence from the Odontesthes bonariensis isolate fOdoBon6 chromosome 18, fOdoBon6.hap1, whole genome shotgun sequence genome:
GACTGTCATTGACCTCAGATTAAAAACGCCTCCTGGCCCAGGTTCTTTTATTTGAGTTAACGTGCTCTGCTTTAAGAAACAAACATTATAACAACGCTTAAAAGTCAGAATTTGTGAGTTGAGTTAGAAATTATTATTTGGGGAAAATTAAAGGACTGATTTAAATCATTTACAAATGTGAACACAGCTCGCAATCCTTCCTAATCTTTATTTATAGGGAAATTGAGCATTTGGgggcttttttccccccatgtttAAAACAATTAAGATGAAAACATCAACCCTGGGAAACTGTGATCTTCAAATAATCATAAATGATCAATCAACTGAGAACAGAAGTTAGAAAAGTTAGCTGTTCTGAGCCTTCAGAAGATGAAGTTTGCCTGGTTTAGATGAGCATATGTTTAATTCTTATTCGGACTTCGAGGTTACTTTCCTCTTCAGGTGGTTGTCTCCagtcttgagaaaaaaaaacacccgttTTCCATCActtttggtgtaaaaaaaacaacaaaaaaaccccccaTATTTTGTCATgagataaaaagaaatcggaataaataaaagaacagagaaagagaccaaaataaaagacaaatatcttCTTCCTCAGCATTACAGAAGGAGCATTTTACATTGCTGTCACCTGTACTAAGGTTTTGGTGGGAAACAGTCAATGAATACTTGTAAAAGAGATCtcatcaacttttttttttttttttaatacaactttattttgctttacaagatacaaaaacagtgcaaaaacatgacaagtataattaataataaatgaGGAACAAACAAGCataccaaaataaatacataagtactttaaataataaagagagggagagagagagagagaatacaCCAGGGGACATGAACAATGAGGATTACACTGAGTTAAAGATTTCAAAGTGGGAGACTAAATTTATAGTTTTGATAGCTTTCTTGTTATTAGAGGAGGAAATTGACTTGAAATACATCTGGCGTTCTATCATGAAAGCAAAAAAATTGGGTTTCACTTTGGCAAATTTACATTTGTGTATGTAATACTTAGCAAGAATTAAGATGAGATTAATTGATCTCCATCAACTTCTTGGGTTCTTGTTGTTGCGAAGCAACCGAAAGTCAGTTGACCAATGACGCGGTGTTACGTCATCAACACTCGCCCTCTCGCGCCTTGCTCTAAAACTAAACGGAAGAAAATAATCCAGACGTTAACGGTGGTATTCTACCTCGCCCCTCTAACCCGGAGAAACCTTTTTCAGGTTagctggtccctggctgcttTTTGACGGATCGAATGGTGACAAAAAATTATCGACAAACCAGCTGAAACAAACCGCCAATTTTAAAGGATATTAactgaagaaggagaagaagaagaagtggctAACGGCTGTTCTGGATGCGGAGCGTCATTAACTAAATGATTCACAATGGACTGCAGCACCGATAACGTGGCTCGGGATTCTGCGGGTAGCTACGTAATTATAATGCTTTGTTACTCTGGGTTTTTATCTGAGGACGCAGACGTGTTAGAACTACGAAGCTAACGGCTACGTTAGCTTCTACCGTAGTAATAAACTGTAATAAACTTTACTTTGGCTGTGTTAACTTTAAAACACCGAAGATTGATAATCGATGAGCAAATCTAGAGAATTCAGGGGTCTGTGATAAGTCTTTGGTCCAataatgtgaaaaagaaagtccaCCCTCTTTTAATTTTAAGATTTAACATGTCAGGACgtgataaaaaacaaacaaaaaaaaaacacaaacaggtaAATCCGACCTCAGAGAACAACACGTGGCATATTACACTGCTATTAATTACTGATTAAAAATAAGACCAaccagaagcagtgtgtggacaTTTTATAAGCAGCCgggtgctgctgatcaatgctctgattaactgatcatcagttagtgtgagcagctctgtaaaagctgcagcattcaggtgtgtgttaacacgatgccaaggaggaaagacatcagcaacaatcttagagaagcaattgttgctgctcaTCAATCTGGAAAAGGGTAATAAGGCCCAGGAGTTGGAGTCCCTGCAAGTTCACCCTAAGGTCAAAAACcgaagagctacatctcagactctacaggcctcagttagcatgttaaaggttaaagttcatgacagcacagttagaaacaggctgaacaagtatggcttgtttggaagggctgcaggagaaagcctcttctctctaaaaagaacatggcagcacctcttaggtttgcaaagctgcatctgaacaaaccacaagacttctggaacaatgtcctttggacagaccagaccaaagtggagatgtttgctcataatgcacagcagcacatttggaggaaaccaaacacagcatatcagcacaaacacctcacaccagctgtcaagcacggtggtgaagggctgatgatctgggctggttctgcagccacaggacctgggcaccttgcagccattgagtccaccatgaactcctctggataccaaatgtgtcatgtgttcatctgaggctgttttacatcatttaatcatttttataaTGTCCTGATGTGTAAAACGTTTATCGACATGTATTTACTTTTAATTGTCAGCCTGTACTGACAGGAAAATGTGTAACGAACATAGTTTTATTACCTTGTTGTTATAATAGTGGCATGTTTTTATCAGTCCAAACTTTACTTTTGGTCATTAGTCCATTTTTGTTTCTAATCAATCAGCGAAGGACAGCTCCGGCTCTGACGAAGATGACTTCATCCCTCTGTCAAAGCTGCTGATGAGGCCGCAGAGTGAAGGGAAGAAGTCATGTGACAACACTCACAGCTCCAActccaattccaaaaaagatgATGCAGGTGAAGACGGCTGAAAAGATAAAACCAGCTTACTTCTTGAATATTTTCCAACAGATTTTGAGCtgaattttgtttgactttgtgttttcttgcaGCTTTGGATGACTCGGATGATGAGCCGctgataaagacaaaaaaagtggAACAAGACAAGAAGGAAAACACCCCTCCCAAACCTTCTGGTAAACAAGCTAAGACGGCAGGTGGCTACGTTACCGCACGACACTGTTCTTCTGCTGTGTTTGCTCATTAGTGTCTGGATAGAATATTCTTACTATGTCTTATTGCCTCAGATTCTGACACAGACGACGACTCTGACAACGAGCCTCTGATAAAAATGGCCAAAGTGTCCTCCAAAGCTACGAGGAAACCCAGCTCGGCGACACCGAAAAAATCTGTGAACAGGAAGAAGAAAGGTGAGATTGTTTTCTCTCTTTGGATCTGCAGCATCACACACATTTGCTGCTCTTCATGTTTAGGGTTTGACTCCCCTTTTTCTCCATGTTCGCGCAGCGTCACTGGACAAGGATGAAAGCTCTGACGATGAACCTTTGAGTGAAGTCGCCAAGAAGCTTAAGCCCCGACATCAGAGAAGGGCTTCTGCTAAGAAAGCAACCCCGATTTTTAAATCCAAAAGAACCGCATCGAGGAAAACTGGTGGGTGTGAGACCTGGAAATCTGAAGCTGGAAGCTCACCTAAATATTATCCTTGTTGCGCTGATAAGGAAAGTAATTATCCTCTTGTTGCAGTTAAGTATGTTGAGACCTCCAGTGAACACAGCTCAGAAGATGAGCCTCTGGCAACGATAAAAAAGAAGAGGACGGATGCTCCTAAAGGGCAAAAGACCTCACCGACCAAGAGAACGATAACAACACGAAATGATAAACTACTAAAAGGTTGGAAGACTCTTCATTTTGATTGATAAACACCTTTGATTACAGGCACTTCAAGTACTAACTTCTTGGTTTTCGTAAGACCCTTCATCCTCAGACAGCAGCTCCCACGAGGACGATGTACCGCTGGCGAACCTCGTTGCCAAGAAGAAGAAACCagtgaagaaaaacacaaagaagagcaCAATATCACGAGGCAGGGCATCAAAAAAGAGGCAAGGTACTTCAGCGGTGACCACGACTTGAACGAAACATTGTGAATCTGCTACTGAAAACATAAGAAACCATTTTTGATGTCTCCCGTTGTCACCGTTGTTTGGCAGAACTGTCTGATGATGAAAGCTCTGATGATGAACCTCTGATTAATCTCGTGAAGAAGAGTcgcacagacaaacaaactaaaagcAAGACGAAGGCGCCGACTCAGAAGAAGAACGCAGCTACTAAAAAGCCAAGAAAGATCCCAGCTCCAGGTAAAGACCCCGAGCTTGCTGCTGTTCGCTCACACTGATGACCGAAACTTTATGATGCAGTTTATCACCTCAGGTGAGTTAACTCACTTAAATCTGCAAGTTTGAGGTGCAGATGGAGGTAGAGTCATGAGTGAATAACACAAAGAGGACCGGGCTTAGCACGGCGCCCTGTGGGGTTCCTGTGTTCAGGATGAACGTGGAGCAGGAGCTGTTGTGTATTCTCAGTTTTCTAAGTCTGTCTGTGAGAGAGTTAAATATAAAAGTGGTCTTAAAACTGACCCCTGTGGGACACCATATTTTACCGAAGAGAAACTAGACCTGCAGCTACtgactgaaacaaaaaaaaatgtatttgataaGTAGGACGAGGACTGCTGTAATGCTGTCGCTAATGTTTCGACTCAGTAGCTCAGTTTATATAAAAAGCAGCAGGAAGGTCCaaaagaatcagaatcagaattactttattaatcccttgcgggaaattcctttTCTGCAGTGCACtcgtttacagaaaaaaagatgaagtcGGGAAATACAATAgagcaaaataaatatagtacaataagacaaaataagataaagtaaagataaagCAAAATTACAGCCCCATACAGTAAAATTACACCCCTCCCATATTAACAGTGTTGAAATAAgatataagaataagaataagataaggaAAATCTCAGTATATACAATAAATAGTATTTACAATGCTGCTCAGTacctaattattattattattgcacatgaccagaaccagaacagaacacaaaCCATTAGAAGATCATTAGTTATATTAAGAGGGACGTTTGTTTACAGAAACCAGACTGAAACATCTCAAAGATGCTcctgttttcttctcttcttctcttctaaAGTCCAGACTGAATACAAATGCAGCTCCTGACGCCTGTTGTCACCTGAAAAATCTCGccaatataaaataaatggtTTTCTGAGCTcattcaaactaatttgcccatttttaaaacccgtcttaaaacccatttttattccctggcttttaacccagcatgagactctgtttctgttattgttttgatattgttattgtttattattgtttttacattgttcttatgttttaagccttatatttcgtgttgttactcatgtacagcactttgtttcagccacggctgtgttaaagggctttataaataaagttgagttgagaatTTTAAATGTCATTCCTGCCACTGTTAAATATGACGTTTGACTATTCTAATGTTTCTGTTGTTTAAAATCTCAGAAGCCGCGCTTTTCTTGTTTAatgagaggttttttttttcagatttatcGAGCAACAGTTTAGACGACGAAGCCGTGACTAAGACAGCGAAACACCCACAAGTGACCAAAATGCTGACGATCCTGCTGGAGAGGTGCGACGTTGGCGACGCAGGGTCGGCAGCGagtctgaagaagaaaaccagAACAGGTGCTGCGTTCATTCCGGCCGTTAATGGTGCTGCAGAAAAGTCTCAGATGGACTaacggtgttgttgttgtgcacAGGACAAACGCAGGTCACTGACAAACCCACGAAAGACAACTCGGAGGGTTCGGAGGAATCATCGGAGGAAGAATAAGCGAAAGAAACGAGGCTCAGGCTCCTCTGTCGGACACCACCGTCGTTAGCATCTAGATTCATAAGTGTGTTTTATCAACATTCATTTTAATCCAACCCATTTTCAGTCTTAGTTTTTTAGGTTTGGGACCACATTTTGCAGGTTCTTGAAAGCttatatgcatgtttttatgtCATTGGTCTCTACTGTTTGTGCAGATTTGTTTGCATCGGctgtttcttctgttttttaagAGAATAATTTCAAACTTTAAGAGTTTTTTGCTCTCACGCTAGCTGTACCCTGTGCATGCAGCTGTGGAAATCTGATGTGTTGATGTAAACTTTCACAAAGAAATTCCTATCTGACGAGTCGGTCTCTGTTTCAGCTGGATCGTCCACACATTCATCACCCCGTTTTTATCCCCGTAGGGCTGAAAGTCACAGTGGTTGTATTTATACTCGGAAGGTTTCCTAATCTGTTCATCAACAGTCCAGAGGAAGCGTTTACTGATCGTTTTAGGTGATCAGACGTCCCCTTCCAGCTCTCAATCTGGCATCATTTGTGGTTAACGGCCTTCTTCAGATGTTCCAGCTGCTAAGAACTAGCACTGcttttacatgtttttactCTTAATTGATCAAACCAACTTATTTTGTTTGGTTAAAGTTTGTTGTTATTGCTGAAGCATGGATTGGGCAGCAGAAAGCCAGGTGGGAAATAGAACCTGTTTACACCTGGTAATAAGAAGGATCTCGGGCAGTAAGAGCACAAAAGGATAGACCCTGAACTTTACAATAAAGAGAAATGAACTGATCATACTTATTTGGTTACCTTTTCCTGAAGATTACTGTTTAAAACCTTCAAAGAACTTTATAGGAATGTTTTCCTTCGAATTAAAGACTTAAATGTGGTCCTCTTGGTTGAAAAGCAGCTGTTGTTATTCTTTATGGAACCTTTTACAAAGTAGAAAGTCGTGTTCAGGTTCCACACATTTAAAGCAACAGTgatgaccaaagtgcttcacagctggaTAAAGTAAATAACTCAGAACAACAATAAGAATCCAATAAAACACAACCCAGCAGTAAAAGACGATCAACAAAGTATAGGCAGAGCATCGAATGCAAACGGCTAAAAGGATCTCATCCCGTTTAAAACCTTCAAAGTTAGCaataaaatcttaaaatcaATCAGAAAATGGACTGAGAGCCTATGAAGGGAAGCTGAGACCGCAGTTATGTTTTTCAGGCTTTTTAACGCCATTTAAAAGACAAGCTGCCAAAGTTTTGAAGACTGATTTATGTCCGAATACAAATTGGTAAATAAAACCTAGTACTTATTTCGTAGCTGTGTTGTCCTGTTTGAGATTTGGGAGTAAGCAGCAGAATTAGTGCCCTAATTATCTCATGCAGGAACTGGACCAACACATTAACTGAAAGGAACTAGTCCCAGATGGGCAGGTCGGGCTTTTCCCTTCCAAAAATGTACTTTCCAGCACATCAGAGTTTTGGAACCTGCTATATTCGATGATGATTGAATATTAAGTGGGTGTACTCCATATATCCACATATATACAACTGATGATGTTCCTAAcaatgtttctgtttgtgtaaaGCCACATAAAAATGAGCGCCGTCATGTTTTTATAACCCCAGAACAAGCCGTTTTTACACCAAGAGTCGCCTTCTAACAAGGTGACAGTGTAGTGTAATGTAGTTTAGAGCAGCTACATGTATAACATTAGTAAGGCTGTTAACTTGGCTGTTGTACTGATAAAGTTCCTGTTGCTGAGGAAATATATCTGTAGAAATTATGCTGAAATCAGGACTGAATAACTACAAAAACAATGTCAAATCCTCACTAGAATGTAACAATTATAACATGTGAATTAAGATGAGAGATAATAATAAATGCTGACAAAATTTCTACAAAAATCTGTTATTTTGACTGACTGCTCATCCTCAGGTTGGACTGCATGACGTCATCATACAGTAGCTCAAAAGGATCAACCCAAACACCAGCTCCAGTGGGTGCATTTGTGCATTTTGCAACCACTGCAGTTTAGGGATTGTTGGTGGGAATTCAGTGGGTCTCAGCTGGCAGATTTAGCCACTCTTGACATTTGAAGTTAAGTTTCTGTGCAACTTTTAGTTGACCTTCAGTGACTGTTGATGGAGCATTCTCTAAAGTTTATACACATTCACATTCATCATGAGAACAAACCTACTCCTAACAGCTGCTTTTGAGGCAGGAATATTTTTTCAGCTGAAGCAGAAGAAGATGACCTCAACGAGGGTCAGAATGTGAAAGTGTAGTGTAgttttaaaggttcacaaacttcttctGTGTTCCTCTCATATCCACAATTGTCGACAGCGGTTAACGGGGAGCTGAAAAGGGAGCTGGTGCTTCCTAAcaaattgtttttttctctttatcgCGTTTGAAAATatgttgtatgtgtgtattttaagatttttttgtagttttgcaAAAAATTCCATCCTTGTACGTCGGTTTGTAACATTTCTGTATTGTtaataaagtttagaaaatgatTTCTTAGAGCGGCCAATCAGCATCAAGCAGTTTCTTCCGCTGCATTCATGGGCAACTAAGAACGTGAAATTTCCGATATTCAATTAccaaataaattaatcaaaacGCAAGGAAATGTCTTTTGAAACAAATATCACATGAATTATAAACcgaaaacagaaaatacaaaggCAGGCTGATTAACCCCCACTTTTAGCGCTGAACTCGAAGAGGTATAAAAAAATCCCAACCTTTAGGAGTGAAGTGTTCTCATTTCCGAGGTTACCGAATGCAGCATCACTGAACGCTACAGCCGCGAAGAAGAGCTACAATTTCAGTGAACATCCTCGCAAAAACTTCGCCTGTGCTGCTTTTTATGTGCTGGTTCCAACAGGAGGAGAGCCTGATTAAAAGACCACAGACTGTTAACCCGACAGCTCAAAGCCAAATGATATTTTAAAGGCGTTCCGGTCAGCTCGCTGCTCGTTAGCTAGCATGCTGCTTCCTCATCACATCGGGCTGCTTCCTCATCACATCGGGCTGCTCCTTCAGGGTTAATCATCATGACTGAGTTAAGATGTCGGAAATCGGAAACTTTGAAAGGAGAcaccgaagaagaagaagagcgacAAAATGAGCCAGAGCTGCAAACTAAACGTAGGCTGAGACGATTGAGCTGTTTTGCTAAGTTGAACATCTGTTAAGATCCAGGTGTTAACTGCGGATGTTCTGACATGAGATCGTGTGTCTGTTGTTCCACCTGAACAGGTGTGGACACGGGGGAAGAGGTGAAGGGAGGAGGTGAAGGTGAGGACGGTCagcatgaagaagaagaagaaaaagaagaatcaaAAAGACCCCAGTCACCTGCTCCAGGAGCCAAACCTAGCTCATCTGGATGTAAGTGTAACTGTTTAGAGTCTCCTGTGGGGGGCCAGGACTCACCTGGGGAGTCTCATCCTTGTTTAATGAAGGTGaacaagttttcagctaacagctctttgggaatcaccttgttgctgcagaaatcctgttttctgtctgtcagactgtgttatctttgctgtttttcacacatgcaactaaagaaatgggaacaaatcttaattccagtctaaaacccacaaagagcttctacgGTAGATTATTCATtgctggtggcataaaacagtttaattatttaatttatattaattgttccataattagtcattagattatatattatattccttttttaagatttaaaatgaatcttatttactttttcttgacgTTGAATAACAtaaaattcttattattgtctgttttttttactacttttctacttttagacgtgataacataaatttttttgggggatttggattttttttaaactgaatttcttatattaatttgactcttttggtaactgaaagcagttttaacgtaaatgtacaaaaaagttgaaactatgaagttgtttttcagagatgcagctaaagaaatgggaacaaatgatgtgtctctgtgacaggctgctgggaacaaggtgcctaaagatccagtttaaaatggcttctttgctaagttgtctgttctgtgtggacacaacactggttcatcccttgagttaggagcctttttcctgcctgaatggttcataggtcCGTTTGATCATGCCATACACAGTTTTGTGTGGGTGCATGTATTCACACAGGCTTAAGTTTATCATCTTGAACGTTTTGATCCACTTGATGTGGACAGAGAGttaaaaatgtgacatttaataTCCACCCTGCTGAATGAAGTTGAGTTTAAGGCCGTGTTTCTGCTCCTCAGCAGGTTTCCTGCAGTGTCTGGTTCGGGTGTTATTCGGGTGTCTGGCAGCAGTTGCCTGTGGGATGCTTTATGCTGCTTATCTGTCTGCATATCATGACAGGAAGTTTTGGTTTTCAACTAGACAGgtgggtgatttttttttttctttttttttcttttctttccctccACGAGCCTCTTTCTGCCCCTCATCTGGCTCACAGCTCTAAAGATCCCTATGTTTCCTCGTCTCAGGAGCTGGAGCGTGAAATCTCCTTCCAGGGAGGCAGTGGACTCTATTATTACTACTACAAGCACATGCTGGCAGCCCCATCCTTTGAAAGAGGTACATCTATCTACCCTCTCTGCTTTTTGTGAAAGAGGTCACAGTAGCTGACGTCATGCGTTTTGTTTTTCAGGGTTTTATGAGCTGACTATAGATAACAAGACGATTTCAGGCCAGACCATCAATGCAGTGGAGCGTTTATTTCTTTATCCAGAACTCATCACAAGCTTCATTTACAGAATCACCGACAGCCAGGTGAGGatgtacttttctttttctctgcttttgtAGTTTTCAGATGCGCTTTGTGAGGCTTCATCATTCCTGAGTGAAAGTTCACCTTCTTCTCAAGGTGACAAAGTTTTGCTTTTAGGCGCAAATTTTCCTTAAAATACCACAAAGTCCCCAAATTCATCGGTCAGATATCTTAAAACAGATACATCGACACTTTGCAGAACGGATAAGGCTCGATAGTGCCACCTTGCTGTCTCTTTTTCATAATTTTACTGGACAGCTGTTGTACACATCGCCTCCTCTGAAGTCTTCCATCTTTTTTCTGTTGTGGTTGTTTAAGTTAAAGGTGACATTTTCTGTAAAaatccttcttcctgttcctgggagcagataTCAGAGTGTCTGAACTCCCccaaaacacaaccctggtatttatttagttcccctttgtttaacgagccgttctgattttcatttctaaagtacgtcactccttaagttgactccgcctcctctgctaagccccgcccactcacatcccCCCTGCTGGgcggatgaagccagcttctggtggaaatgttctgctgttagctgcactgaggagcatgcatcttccatccagcagcaggcCCAgaggatgaactctatctgaggctaatgttccagcagagttagctaaagactgtggatgtgcagcagccacttttcatccgACTGTttcaacaacttggtccagttcaacgctggactgaagaagctgagccacaaagagggatcagctccaactctcagagcctgaacttcagagcagggaaatggaagcatctgagaaataactcctcatggtttatttactgagttattttatcctttag
Encoded proteins:
- the LOC142367147 gene encoding uncharacterized protein LOC142367147 isoform X2, with translation MDCSTDNVARDSAAKDSSGSDEDDFIPLSKLLMRPQSEGKKSCDNTHSSNSNSKKDDAALDDSDDEPLIKTKKVEQDKKENTPPKPSDSDTDDDSDNEPLIKMAKVSSKATRKPSSATPKKSVNRKKKASLDKDESSDDEPLSEVAKKLKPRHQRRASAKKATPIFKSKRTASRKTVKYVETSSEHSSEDEPLATIKKKRTDAPKGQKTSPTKRTITTRNDKLLKDPSSSDSSSHEDDVPLANLVAKKKKPVKKNTKKSTISRGRASKKRQELSDDESSDDEPLINLVKKSRTDKQTKSKTKAPTQKKNAATKKPRKIPAPDLSSNSLDDEAVTKTAKHPQVTKMLTILLERCDVGDAGSAASLKKKTRTGQTQVTDKPTKDNSEGSEESSEEE
- the LOC142367147 gene encoding uncharacterized protein LOC142367147 isoform X1, which produces MDCSTDNVARDSAAKDSSGSDEDDFIPLSKLLMRPQSEGKKSCDNTHSSNSNSKKDDAALDDSDDEPLIKTKKVEQDKKENTPPKPSGKQAKTADSDTDDDSDNEPLIKMAKVSSKATRKPSSATPKKSVNRKKKASLDKDESSDDEPLSEVAKKLKPRHQRRASAKKATPIFKSKRTASRKTVKYVETSSEHSSEDEPLATIKKKRTDAPKGQKTSPTKRTITTRNDKLLKDPSSSDSSSHEDDVPLANLVAKKKKPVKKNTKKSTISRGRASKKRQELSDDESSDDEPLINLVKKSRTDKQTKSKTKAPTQKKNAATKKPRKIPAPDLSSNSLDDEAVTKTAKHPQVTKMLTILLERCDVGDAGSAASLKKKTRTGQTQVTDKPTKDNSEGSEESSEEE